In Synechococcus sp. PCC 6312, one genomic interval encodes:
- a CDS encoding mechanosensitive ion channel domain-containing protein, translating into MNISDFLQVWNRAIFKLGNQTITIAWIISLALTLVLLGLGIIYCKKFLRNWLLVKLGISRGNSVVISTLLTYGLGAIISVIVLQIHGLDITSLAVVLGGLGVGIGFGLQDLTKNIVSGVTLLVENKLQVGDYVEFSGLTGYIKEISMRSTIITTLDGGDVILPNSTLTTNEVLNWSYRDFSGRIRLPITVAYRSDPVLVTETLLYAVHKHPAVRREPLPRVIFKGFGDSALEFEVWAWVDRIDNALTIKSSLNFTINYYFRQAGIEIPFPQQDIWFRNPETLRPPAPTSPEFLASPLDDLNHNNHAPGLDGSTCSETLPTYSLRECLHRIPYFQTCNELSVLQIIQSGYRKFLPRHSILFQEGEAADAMYVLLSGEIESFSHKLNRRIKVYQAGEMFGEVPVLLNFPYIVDARALTDCHIFVIPKVQLETLLKVAPYFAEIVTQEMISERELYDPVQQKLEELGLFKTMEQKDVLAWVRTRVKELLSLSSN; encoded by the coding sequence ATGAACATTAGTGATTTTTTACAGGTCTGGAATCGGGCAATTTTTAAGCTGGGCAATCAAACAATTACAATTGCTTGGATCATCAGTTTAGCCTTAACCCTGGTACTTTTGGGACTAGGCATCATTTACTGTAAAAAGTTTCTCCGCAATTGGTTATTAGTCAAGTTAGGGATTAGTCGTGGCAATAGTGTGGTGATTTCCACCTTACTAACCTATGGTTTGGGCGCAATCATTTCTGTTATTGTCTTGCAGATTCATGGCCTGGACATTACCTCCTTAGCTGTGGTCTTAGGGGGCTTAGGGGTGGGGATTGGCTTTGGCTTGCAAGACCTAACTAAAAATATTGTCAGTGGTGTTACTCTTCTTGTTGAAAATAAATTACAAGTGGGCGACTATGTGGAATTTAGTGGACTGACGGGGTACATCAAAGAAATATCCATGCGTTCAACTATTATTACCACGTTGGACGGGGGCGATGTCATTTTACCCAATAGCACGTTGACCACGAATGAAGTCTTAAATTGGAGTTATCGAGACTTTTCTGGACGTATTCGTTTACCTATTACTGTCGCTTATCGTTCTGATCCGGTGTTAGTAACCGAAACCTTATTGTATGCTGTCCATAAACATCCGGCTGTCCGGCGTGAACCTCTCCCACGGGTGATTTTTAAGGGCTTTGGTGACAGTGCCTTAGAATTTGAAGTCTGGGCCTGGGTGGATCGGATTGATAATGCTTTAACGATTAAAAGTTCCTTGAATTTTACGATCAATTACTATTTTCGCCAGGCCGGGATTGAAATTCCTTTTCCCCAACAAGATATTTGGTTCCGAAATCCAGAAACTCTTCGCCCACCCGCGCCAACTTCTCCAGAATTCTTGGCCTCACCGCTTGACGATCTAAATCATAACAATCATGCCCCAGGCCTGGATGGTTCTACTTGCAGCGAAACACTCCCCACCTATAGCCTCCGAGAATGCTTACATCGAATTCCTTATTTTCAAACCTGTAATGAACTGAGTGTGCTGCAAATCATTCAATCTGGGTATCGTAAGTTTTTGCCCCGACATTCGATCCTATTTCAGGAAGGTGAGGCTGCCGATGCGATGTACGTCCTACTGTCTGGTGAAATTGAATCTTTTTCCCATAAACTAAATCGGCGCATTAAGGTTTACCAGGCTGGCGAAATGTTTGGGGAAGTCCCCGTCCTCCTCAATTTTCCCTATATTGTTGATGCCCGCGCCCTAACAGATTGTCATATTTTTGTCATTCCTAAAGTTCAGCTAGAAACCCTTCTTAAAGTTGCGCCCTATTTTGCTGAAATTGTGACTCAGGAAATGATTAGTGAGAGAGAACTCTACGATCCAGTTCAACAGAAACTTGAAGAATTAGGACTCTTTAAAACAATGGAGCAAAAAGATGTCTTGGCCTGGGTGCGGACTCGGGTAAAAGAACTTCTAAGCCTCTCGAGCAATTGA
- the rpiA gene encoding ribose-5-phosphate isomerase RpiA encodes MSADAVKAMKQAVAQAAAQEVKSGMVVGLGTGSTTAFVIQFLGDRLKSGELSNIVGIPTSFQASVLAKLYGIPLVTLDDVERIDIAIDGADEVDPDKVLIKGGGAAHTREKIVDGLAEEFLVVVDSSKLVTELGSTFPVPVEVLPLALSPVTRALTNLGGEPVLRMGVKKDGPVITDQGNMVIDVKFAAIHDPDELEKTINNIPGVLENGLFVGLATRIFVGELVNDQPVVREIK; translated from the coding sequence ATGAGTGCCGATGCCGTCAAAGCTATGAAGCAAGCAGTCGCCCAGGCCGCGGCCCAAGAGGTGAAATCGGGGATGGTGGTTGGCCTGGGGACGGGTTCGACAACCGCGTTTGTGATTCAGTTTTTGGGTGATCGCCTCAAGTCTGGGGAACTCAGCAATATTGTTGGTATTCCCACCTCGTTCCAGGCCAGTGTTCTCGCCAAACTCTACGGCATCCCTCTCGTCACCCTTGATGATGTGGAACGGATTGATATCGCTATTGATGGGGCCGATGAGGTGGATCCGGACAAGGTTTTGATCAAAGGGGGAGGCGCGGCCCATACGCGGGAAAAAATTGTGGATGGCCTGGCGGAAGAATTTCTAGTCGTGGTGGATAGCTCCAAACTTGTGACTGAATTGGGGTCAACCTTTCCTGTGCCGGTGGAGGTGTTGCCATTAGCCTTGAGTCCTGTGACCCGTGCCTTAACGAATCTTGGGGGTGAGCCAGTGTTGCGGATGGGGGTGAAAAAAGACGGGCCGGTGATTACGGATCAAGGCAACATGGTGATTGATGTCAAGTTTGCCGCCATTCACGATCCCGACGAGTTAGAGAAAACAATTAATAATATCCCTGGTGTACTTGAAAATGGTCTCTTTGTTGGCCTGGCAACGCGGATTTTCGTGGGTGAACTCGTCAACGATCAACCTGTAGTTCGGGAAATTAAGTAA
- the fni gene encoding type 2 isopentenyl-diphosphate Delta-isomerase yields MLANQNSPGDDIQGRKADHLRLCLDDAVAFEGVTTGLEQYRLRHVCLPEIDFSDVNLGVTFLGHQLGAPFLISSMTGGTDLAKTINRRLAQAAQKFRIPMGVGSQRVALEKPDLANTFAIRDVAPDVPLFANLGAVQLNYGCDTRACEKIISLIAADALILHLNPLQEAVQTHGDRNFTGLLPKISQLCLELAVPVIVKEVGNGISVAMAAKLLQAGVAAIDVAGAGGTSWAKVEGARGQDFRQQRLGQTFADWGIPTADCLVAIHQQFPAMPVIASGGITNGLDAAKAIALGASLVGLARPLLQAAYESEACLFDLIDILQAEIATALFCTGNSTIPQFQTAACLEKVST; encoded by the coding sequence ATGCTGGCAAACCAAAATAGTCCTGGGGATGATATTCAGGGGCGAAAAGCGGATCATTTGCGGTTGTGTTTGGATGATGCAGTCGCCTTTGAGGGAGTCACCACTGGCCTGGAACAGTATCGCCTGCGCCATGTGTGTCTGCCGGAGATTGACTTCTCGGATGTGAATTTGGGAGTGACCTTTCTCGGCCATCAACTGGGTGCGCCGTTCCTGATTTCTTCCATGACCGGGGGAACCGATTTAGCAAAAACAATCAACCGCCGACTAGCCCAGGCCGCCCAAAAATTTCGGATCCCGATGGGAGTGGGGTCACAACGGGTCGCCTTGGAAAAGCCTGATTTAGCCAATACCTTTGCAATTCGCGATGTTGCCCCGGATGTGCCGCTGTTTGCCAATTTGGGGGCGGTACAGTTGAACTATGGTTGTGATACCCGGGCCTGTGAAAAAATTATTTCCTTGATTGCTGCTGATGCCTTGATTTTGCACTTGAATCCCCTCCAAGAAGCGGTTCAAACCCACGGTGATCGGAATTTTACCGGCCTGTTACCCAAAATTAGCCAACTCTGTTTAGAACTCGCAGTCCCCGTGATTGTCAAAGAGGTGGGGAATGGCATTTCGGTCGCGATGGCCGCAAAACTCCTCCAGGCCGGGGTGGCAGCCATTGATGTGGCCGGGGCTGGGGGAACCTCTTGGGCCAAAGTCGAGGGGGCGCGGGGACAGGATTTCCGCCAACAACGCTTAGGACAAACCTTTGCTGACTGGGGAATTCCGACCGCTGACTGCTTGGTGGCAATTCATCAACAATTTCCGGCCATGCCTGTGATTGCCTCGGGGGGAATTACCAATGGCCTGGATGCCGCCAAAGCAATTGCCTTAGGTGCGTCATTGGTGGGGTTAGCCCGGCCCTTGCTACAAGCCGCCTATGAATCCGAAGCCTGTTTATTTGATTTAATTGACATTCTCCAGGCTGAGATCGCCACTGCCCTGTTTTGTACAGGAAATAGCACAATTCCCCAGTTTCAGACCGCCGCTTGTTTAGAGAAAGTTTCAACTTAA
- a CDS encoding AI-2E family transporter, whose product MKLGQWLGLIVTLVCLYVLWEIRQVILLVFLAAVLATALNRIQRQLQAWGLKAKLALPLTILVALGLVLGFFVLIVPPFLQEFRQIATLAPKGVAQLETWLNQASTVIPGLGRQDQALPERLVSQLQPFLEEIFGNFFALFSNTLTVFLNLLLVLVLTVMLVINPQPYRQGFIRLFPAFYRRRIDNILTLCEAKLLAWLTGTGINMVAIGVVCGLTLAVLGVRLVFANAVLAGIFEAIPTIGPVLSLIPPMLIAFLDDPWKAGAVFVAYIVIQQLEQYLLVPVVMAQQVEVLPAMALLAQLTFALFLGFMGLLLALPLLLVGQILFAEIIIKDILDPWQLSESEPESPQYLELEPLLEAQAPPLSE is encoded by the coding sequence ATGAAATTGGGACAATGGCTGGGGTTAATTGTCACCTTAGTTTGTCTTTATGTCCTTTGGGAAATTCGCCAAGTGATTTTACTGGTCTTTTTGGCCGCAGTCTTGGCAACTGCCCTCAATCGGATTCAGCGACAACTCCAGGCCTGGGGGTTAAAAGCTAAGTTAGCTCTCCCCCTGACGATTCTGGTGGCCCTGGGGCTAGTCTTGGGATTTTTTGTCCTGATTGTGCCGCCGTTTCTCCAGGAATTTCGCCAAATTGCTACGCTTGCCCCGAAAGGGGTGGCCCAACTGGAAACTTGGTTAAATCAAGCCAGTACAGTTATTCCCGGCCTGGGACGACAGGATCAAGCGCTACCAGAACGATTAGTGAGCCAACTTCAACCGTTCTTAGAAGAAATTTTTGGCAACTTTTTTGCACTCTTTTCCAATACCTTGACCGTGTTTTTAAACCTCTTGCTGGTGTTGGTCTTAACGGTGATGTTGGTCATCAATCCTCAGCCCTATCGCCAAGGGTTCATTCGTCTCTTTCCGGCCTTTTATCGCCGCCGTATAGACAACATTCTCACCCTCTGTGAAGCGAAACTCCTGGCCTGGTTGACAGGGACGGGAATAAATATGGTCGCCATTGGGGTGGTCTGTGGTCTGACTCTGGCGGTATTAGGAGTGCGCCTGGTGTTCGCTAATGCGGTCTTAGCAGGAATTTTTGAGGCGATTCCGACCATCGGCCCCGTCTTGAGCTTAATTCCACCCATGTTAATTGCCTTTCTGGATGATCCTTGGAAAGCGGGGGCTGTGTTTGTTGCCTATATTGTGATTCAGCAGTTGGAGCAGTACCTTTTAGTTCCGGTGGTCATGGCCCAGCAGGTGGAGGTTTTACCAGCCATGGCTCTTTTGGCCCAGTTGACCTTTGCCCTTTTCCTCGGGTTCATGGGCTTGCTCTTGGCCTTGCCCTTGTTGCTGGTGGGACAGATTTTATTTGCAGAGATTATTATTAAGGATATTTTAGACCCCTGGCAATTATCGGAATCTGAGCCAGAGTCCCCTCAATACCTGGAATTAGAACCTTTGTTGGAAGCCCAGGCCCCGCCCCTGTCCGAATAG
- the petD gene encoding cytochrome b6-f complex subunit IV → MAKIVKQPDLNDPALKAKLKKGMGHNYYGEPAWPNDLLYMFPVVIMGSISLCIGLAVLDPAMIGEPANPFATPLEILPEWYLYPTFQIFRVVPNKLLGVLMNGFIPLGLILIPFIENVNKFQNPFRRPVATTVFLFGTLVTIWLGIGACLPIDKSLTFGLF, encoded by the coding sequence ATGGCTAAGATTGTTAAACAACCAGATCTCAACGATCCTGCCCTGAAAGCCAAGCTCAAAAAAGGGATGGGCCATAACTATTATGGCGAACCGGCCTGGCCCAATGATTTGCTCTATATGTTCCCAGTTGTGATCATGGGTTCCATTTCCCTATGCATCGGCCTGGCGGTTTTAGACCCGGCCATGATTGGTGAACCCGCTAACCCGTTTGCGACCCCCTTGGAAATTTTGCCGGAATGGTATCTATACCCCACCTTCCAAATTTTCCGAGTTGTTCCCAACAAGCTCTTAGGAGTCTTGATGAATGGGTTCATCCCCTTGGGCTTGATCTTGATTCCCTTTATTGAGAATGTCAACAAGTTTCAAAATCCCTTTCGCCGCCCTGTTGCAACTACTGTGTTCCTCTTTGGAACCTTGGTAACAATCTGGTTAGGTATTGGCGCTTGCTTACCCATTGATAAGTCCTTGACCTTTGGCTTGTTCTAA
- the petB gene encoding cytochrome b6 — protein sequence MNKVYNWFDERLEIQAIAEDISTKYVPPHVNIFYCLGGITLTCFLVQFATGFAMTFYYKPTVAEAFTSVQYIMNEVNFGWLIRSVHKWSASMMVLMMILHVFRVYLTGGFKKPRELTWVTGVVLAVITVSFGVTGYSLPWDQVGYWAVKIVSGIPAAIPFVGDSLVELMRGGVSVGQGTLTRFYSLHTFVLPWSIAVFMLMHFLMIRKQGISGPL from the coding sequence ATGAACAAAGTTTACAATTGGTTTGATGAACGTCTCGAAATTCAGGCCATCGCCGAAGACATTTCAACCAAATATGTGCCTCCCCACGTTAACATTTTTTACTGCCTGGGGGGAATCACCCTTACTTGCTTTTTAGTCCAGTTTGCGACTGGCTTTGCCATGACGTTTTATTATAAACCGACCGTGGCCGAAGCCTTTACCTCTGTCCAATACATCATGAATGAGGTCAACTTTGGTTGGTTGATCCGCTCTGTCCATAAATGGTCAGCCAGCATGATGGTGTTGATGATGATTTTGCACGTTTTCCGGGTTTACTTGACCGGTGGCTTTAAGAAACCCCGGGAATTAACCTGGGTCACGGGCGTGGTTTTAGCCGTGATCACCGTCAGCTTTGGGGTGACTGGCTACTCTCTCCCCTGGGATCAGGTTGGCTACTGGGCCGTCAAAATCGTCTCTGGGATTCCCGCTGCGATTCCCTTTGTTGGTGATTCCTTGGTGGAATTGATGCGTGGTGGTGTCAGTGTTGGTCAAGGCACTTTAACCCGGTTCTACAGCCTCCACACCTTTGTCTTACCCTGGTCAATTGCCGTCTTTATGCTGATGCACTTCTTGATGATCCGCAAACAAGGCATTTCTGGCCCCCTCTAG
- the ctpA gene encoding carboxyl-terminal processing protease CtpA, which produces MGRGFRHHSLGLILGFLGLAWAWFGVSSTALALTTEQKLYNEAWKIVSQSYVDETFNGQNWWNVRQEALRHPLETREATYEAIQKMLASLGDPFTRLLRPAQYHSLQTSTSGELTGVGLQIASEPDTGYLQVIAPIAGSPAAAAGLLPQDKILKIDATPTPELTLDEAAERMRGEVGSTVVLTVIHSQGDQQPIEIPVKRDHITLNPVISQLETTPTGEKIGYLRLTQFNAMATDEMHQALSRLEKQGVDGYILDLRNNPGGLLQAGVEIAELFMEPGVVVYTVDRQGVLGSFTTTHEPFTKDPLVVLVNQGTASASEILAGALQDTGRAQLVGEQTFGKGSIQSLFNLSDGSGLAVTIAHYETPGHRDINKIGIAPDRRVSLAPIGQDQVATDADSQYQAALKTLSLHNNI; this is translated from the coding sequence ATGGGGCGAGGTTTTCGGCACCACAGTTTAGGCTTGATTTTGGGGTTTTTGGGCTTGGCCTGGGCCTGGTTTGGAGTTAGCTCAACCGCCTTGGCCCTGACCACAGAGCAAAAACTCTACAACGAGGCCTGGAAAATAGTCAGTCAGTCCTATGTTGATGAGACCTTTAATGGCCAAAATTGGTGGAATGTGCGTCAAGAGGCACTCCGGCATCCCCTAGAAACCCGAGAGGCGACCTATGAAGCCATCCAAAAGATGCTGGCTAGCTTAGGGGATCCCTTTACCCGCTTGTTACGCCCGGCCCAATATCACAGCCTGCAAACCAGCACCAGCGGGGAATTAACCGGGGTTGGTCTGCAAATTGCCTCGGAACCGGACACAGGCTATTTACAAGTGATTGCCCCAATTGCTGGCTCTCCAGCGGCGGCGGCGGGATTGTTACCCCAAGATAAAATTCTTAAGATTGACGCGACTCCAACCCCAGAGTTAACCCTTGATGAAGCCGCAGAACGAATGCGGGGCGAAGTTGGCTCCACGGTGGTTTTAACGGTTATCCATTCTCAGGGGGATCAACAGCCAATTGAAATTCCGGTTAAGCGGGATCACATCACCCTCAATCCGGTAATTAGCCAACTGGAAACCACCCCCACCGGAGAAAAGATTGGTTATCTCCGTCTGACCCAATTTAATGCCATGGCCACTGATGAGATGCACCAGGCCCTGAGTCGGCTGGAAAAGCAAGGGGTAGATGGTTACATTTTAGATTTACGGAATAATCCGGGGGGGTTGCTCCAGGCCGGGGTCGAAATTGCTGAACTCTTTATGGAACCGGGGGTGGTCGTTTATACGGTGGATCGGCAAGGCGTGTTAGGCAGTTTTACGACCACTCATGAACCCTTCACTAAAGATCCCTTAGTGGTGTTGGTCAATCAAGGAACTGCCAGCGCTAGTGAAATTTTAGCGGGGGCATTGCAGGATACGGGGCGGGCCCAGTTAGTGGGTGAACAAACCTTTGGCAAAGGCTCCATTCAATCGTTGTTTAACCTATCCGATGGATCTGGGTTAGCGGTCACCATTGCCCACTATGAAACACCTGGCCATCGTGACATTAATAAGATTGGTATTGCCCCAGATCGGCGCGTGTCCCTAGCTCCAATTGGTCAAGATCAAGTTGCTACGGATGCCGACAGTCAATACCAAGCAGCATTGAAAACTTTGAGCTTACACAACAATATTTAA
- a CDS encoding acyltransferase family protein yields MRFVGVDIVKHIFALGVIWLHVKSESRYSKDVSDLINIVGNYVDGAVIGFFLISGFFFKGASDCKIQSLVSFFRKTFMRLMIPFFIFSFIYVSALYLLGKYSLVNGLISILKLQGPMQMYFLSYLFLILNTLFLCTLLLNLFNVDSKYFFLILAVIALIFSQIYPVESPAGPNLLNIPLYIFCFSSGQMLKYSFSKNIESFYVYAFVVSSLFLAMSGFDHRFLDVSIVFVLFTLGVYVSYSKILSNFTAPGSGGVYLLHAPITIYVVSLALTKISVLGFLNAVLSVILTYVICLFITLSVRLHLPKFSFLLLE; encoded by the coding sequence ATGAGATTTGTAGGAGTTGATATAGTAAAGCACATTTTTGCATTAGGAGTAATTTGGTTACACGTAAAATCCGAATCCCGCTACTCCAAAGATGTTAGTGACTTAATTAATATTGTTGGAAATTATGTAGATGGTGCTGTTATTGGCTTTTTTCTTATTTCTGGTTTCTTCTTTAAGGGTGCCTCTGATTGCAAAATTCAGAGTTTAGTGAGTTTCTTTAGGAAAACCTTTATGAGACTTATGATACCTTTCTTTATATTTTCTTTTATTTATGTATCCGCCTTATATTTGCTTGGAAAGTATAGCCTTGTCAACGGTTTAATATCAATTCTGAAGCTTCAGGGGCCAATGCAGATGTACTTTCTTTCCTATTTGTTTTTAATTTTGAATACATTATTTCTATGTACATTATTACTGAACTTATTCAACGTAGATTCAAAATATTTCTTCTTGATCTTGGCAGTAATTGCTCTAATTTTTTCTCAAATTTACCCAGTTGAATCACCTGCCGGCCCAAACCTATTAAATATCCCATTGTATATTTTTTGTTTTTCATCAGGACAAATGCTTAAATACTCATTTTCAAAAAATATTGAATCATTTTACGTCTATGCTTTTGTAGTTAGTTCTTTATTCTTAGCTATGTCTGGATTTGATCACCGCTTTCTAGATGTTTCAATTGTTTTTGTCCTGTTTACACTTGGAGTCTACGTATCTTACTCGAAAATACTTTCAAACTTCACTGCTCCGGGAAGTGGTGGTGTTTATCTTTTACATGCTCCTATTACGATTTATGTTGTTTCTCTTGCATTGACAAAAATTAGTGTTCTTGGTTTTTTAAATGCTGTTCTATCTGTTATCCTGACGTACGTAATCTGTCTATTCATCACGCTTAGTGTTCGTCTTCATCTGCCAAAGTTTTCGTTTCTTCTACTTGAGTGA
- a CDS encoding HD domain-containing protein produces the protein MLPSRTYHDPLHGAITLDGSDPLEKLLIRLIDTPACQRLRRIRQLGTASLTFHGAEASRFTHSLGVMQIARRAFDRLAKRYPELRPYRPQVLAAALLHDLGHGPFSHTAEEIFQGQHEGWTRRIFLESPPVRQALDEFHPQLATDLEKIYLKQFPIPLVWQLVTSQLDCDRLDYLMRDSYFTGASYGHLDLDRILMAMDYDPVSQELTVNQKGLAAIEHYLFVRYFMYAQIYNHPKNLAAAWGLEQAISRARELFWVGQVWADGVIGAWLTQNNQELSLEQYLGADDITLDYHLQAWQHHSDPILADLCRRYLDRDLLKAWDISSGSELEQQVKAARAKELAKKLKFDPNYYVTIRTAVSRGYTLYNKGIKVKSPTGLVDINQCSSLVMTLTQPLTKQYLLYPREIEADLQRSSG, from the coding sequence ATGTTGCCTAGTCGGACGTATCATGATCCTCTCCACGGAGCCATTACCCTTGACGGTAGTGATCCACTTGAAAAGCTGCTGATTCGCTTAATTGATACCCCGGCCTGTCAACGGTTACGGCGAATCCGGCAGTTGGGAACAGCCAGCTTAACCTTTCATGGGGCTGAGGCTTCTCGCTTTACCCATTCTTTGGGGGTGATGCAGATTGCCCGGCGGGCTTTTGACCGATTGGCGAAACGATATCCAGAACTACGTCCCTATCGTCCTCAGGTGTTGGCAGCAGCCCTATTACATGATTTAGGCCATGGCCCCTTCAGTCATACAGCCGAAGAGATTTTTCAGGGACAGCATGAGGGTTGGACTAGGCGGATTTTTCTGGAATCCCCACCTGTGCGCCAGGCCTTGGATGAATTTCACCCCCAGTTAGCCACAGACCTAGAAAAAATTTATCTCAAGCAGTTTCCCATTCCGCTAGTTTGGCAGTTAGTCACCAGTCAGCTAGATTGTGACCGTTTGGATTATTTGATGCGAGACAGCTATTTTACCGGGGCTTCCTATGGGCATTTAGATCTAGACCGAATTTTAATGGCTATGGATTACGACCCGGTCTCCCAAGAATTGACGGTGAATCAAAAGGGGTTAGCAGCGATTGAACATTATTTGTTTGTCCGCTATTTTATGTATGCCCAGATTTATAACCATCCGAAAAATTTGGCTGCGGCCTGGGGGCTAGAACAAGCAATTTCTCGGGCTAGGGAGCTATTTTGGGTGGGTCAAGTTTGGGCGGATGGGGTGATCGGGGCCTGGTTAACTCAAAACAATCAGGAGTTATCCCTGGAGCAGTATTTAGGGGCAGACGATATTACCTTGGATTACCATCTCCAGGCCTGGCAGCACCATTCAGACCCGATTTTGGCCGATTTGTGTCGGCGGTATTTGGATCGAGATTTGCTCAAGGCCTGGGATATCAGCAGTGGATCAGAATTAGAGCAACAGGTCAAAGCGGCGAGAGCCAAAGAGTTAGCGAAGAAACTTAAGTTTGACCCCAACTACTATGTGACGATTCGGACGGCTGTGAGTCGGGGTTACACCCTCTATAACAAGGGGATCAAGGTCAAAAGTCCCACGGGCCTGGTGGATATTAATCAATGTTCCAGCCTGGTGATGACCTTAACCCAGCCCTTAACAAAGCAGTATTTACTCTATCCACGGGAAATTGAAGCTGACCTCCAAAGAAGTAGTGGCTAA
- the petN gene encoding cytochrome b6-f complex subunit PetN has product MDILSLGWVGVLGLFTVSIALVVWGRHGM; this is encoded by the coding sequence ATGGATATTCTTTCCTTGGGTTGGGTTGGTGTTTTGGGTCTATTTACAGTTTCCATTGCCCTCGTTGTTTGGGGCCGCCACGGGATGTAA
- the lgt gene encoding prolipoprotein diacylglyceryl transferase, whose translation MSPLVSFLFTSPGPLIHLGPLTLRWYGVIIATAVFIGIWLSQHLARRRHLDPDLIPDLAIWLVLAAVPAARLYYVAFEWDYYQHHPEQIIQVWQGGIAIHGAILGGLGATIIFSKLRKISLWQLLDVIAPSLILGQAMGRWGNFFNSEAFGDPTNLPWKLYIPLNRRPPNLRQFDSFHPTFLYESIWNLGLLGILLWVFFRFPQARPGTLIFIYALGYGAGRLWIEGLRTDSLMLGPLRIAQVMSLVFILVGLGGLFWLYRWQRPLPDVVSTTEQP comes from the coding sequence ATGTCACCCCTTGTCAGTTTTCTGTTTACGTCCCCCGGCCCCCTGATTCACCTCGGCCCCCTCACCTTGCGCTGGTATGGAGTCATTATTGCCACCGCTGTATTTATCGGTATTTGGCTCTCCCAACATCTGGCCCGCCGCCGTCACCTAGATCCGGACTTAATTCCTGATTTAGCGATTTGGTTAGTCCTCGCCGCAGTCCCCGCCGCCCGCCTCTATTACGTTGCCTTTGAGTGGGACTATTACCAGCACCATCCTGAGCAGATTATCCAAGTTTGGCAGGGTGGCATCGCCATTCATGGAGCTATTCTTGGGGGACTTGGGGCGACCATCATTTTTAGTAAGCTCCGTAAAATCTCCCTCTGGCAGTTATTAGATGTGATCGCCCCCTCCCTGATTTTGGGCCAGGCCATGGGCCGTTGGGGCAACTTTTTCAACTCCGAGGCCTTTGGAGATCCGACCAACTTACCCTGGAAGCTCTACATTCCCCTCAACCGCCGCCCCCCAAACCTCCGTCAATTTGACTCCTTTCATCCCACCTTTCTCTATGAATCCATTTGGAACCTGGGGCTACTGGGTATTTTGCTCTGGGTATTTTTTCGGTTTCCCCAGGCCCGGCCAGGAACCCTTATTTTTATCTATGCTTTGGGATATGGTGCTGGCCGCCTCTGGATTGAGGGCCTGCGTACCGATAGCTTAATGCTCGGCCCCTTACGGATTGCCCAGGTGATGAGCCTAGTGTTTATTCTGGTTGGCCTGGGGGGCCTCTTCTGGTTATATCGTTGGCAACGCCCCTTACCCGATGTAGTCTCGACAACAGAACAACCCTAA
- a CDS encoding GerMN domain-containing protein, producing MPGQEQKWMRWGWGLGLVALVTIGGTAWWTFQSQAPQSVVPTPTSSPVVVSGQVELYWLNPQGTGLVKTPLTFGPISKNATAEELLTTGLSQLLSGPDAPTLTTTIPAGTKLETLDVKPDGIHINLSKEFKEGGGSTSMQGRLGQVLYTATSLNPTQPVWLSVNGQPLTVLGGEGLEVKQPLTRAEFEQSFALAPSK from the coding sequence ATGCCAGGCCAGGAACAAAAATGGATGCGCTGGGGGTGGGGGCTGGGCCTGGTGGCATTGGTGACCATTGGTGGCACGGCCTGGTGGACATTTCAATCTCAGGCCCCGCAGAGTGTTGTCCCCACGCCAACCAGTTCTCCGGTCGTGGTCTCTGGACAGGTAGAGCTTTACTGGTTAAACCCCCAGGGGACAGGCCTGGTGAAAACCCCCCTAACCTTTGGGCCAATTTCTAAGAACGCCACTGCCGAGGAACTCCTCACTACTGGTTTAAGCCAACTGTTATCCGGGCCTGATGCACCGACCTTGACTACCACGATTCCGGCTGGAACAAAGCTAGAGACTCTCGATGTTAAGCCCGATGGCATTCATATTAATTTATCTAAGGAATTTAAAGAGGGGGGTGGAAGTACCTCCATGCAAGGGCGATTGGGACAGGTACTCTATACGGCAACCAGTTTAAATCCAACTCAGCCGGTCTGGTTATCCGTCAATGGTCAGCCTTTAACGGTTTTGGGTGGGGAGGGCCTGGAAGTTAAACAACCCCTGACACGGGCTGAATTTGAACAATCATTTGCCTTGGCTCCCTCAAAATAG